One Serinicoccus chungangensis genomic window carries:
- a CDS encoding NADP-dependent oxidoreductase, which yields MTPTDQPRPAREVRLVARPHGWPEPSDFELATSELPELGDGQIRVRNELLSVDPYMRGRMNDTRSYVPPFQLGRAMEGGAVGVVQESRADGYAVGDHVLHQLGWREEAVVDAAAARVVDTGAAPASAYLGVLGMTGLTAYAGLTRVAQLREGDIVFVSGAAGAVGSVAGQIARSLGAGRVIGSAGSQEKVDHLVDDLGFDAAFTYKDGDVAAQLAEHAPDGIDVYFDNVGGDHLEAAVGALRQGGRIAICGAISGYNDTEPAPGPRNLARLIQVRGTMTGFLVADHQDLAGEYAARAAGWLSAGQLESRETVVDGIEHAVDAFLGLLRGDNTGKMLVRV from the coding sequence GTGACCCCTACCGACCAGCCCCGTCCCGCCCGCGAGGTCCGCCTCGTCGCCCGCCCGCACGGCTGGCCCGAGCCGTCCGACTTCGAGCTCGCCACCAGCGAGCTGCCCGAGCTCGGCGACGGGCAGATCCGGGTCCGCAACGAGCTGCTGTCGGTCGACCCCTACATGCGCGGCCGGATGAACGACACGCGGTCCTACGTCCCGCCCTTCCAGCTGGGCCGGGCGATGGAGGGCGGCGCCGTCGGCGTCGTCCAGGAGTCCCGCGCCGACGGGTATGCCGTGGGGGACCACGTGCTGCACCAGCTCGGCTGGCGCGAGGAGGCGGTCGTGGACGCCGCGGCGGCGCGCGTCGTCGACACCGGGGCGGCGCCCGCCTCGGCCTACCTCGGGGTGCTCGGGATGACCGGGCTCACCGCCTACGCCGGGCTGACGCGGGTGGCGCAGCTGCGCGAGGGGGACATCGTCTTCGTCTCCGGGGCCGCCGGTGCCGTCGGGAGCGTGGCCGGCCAGATCGCCAGGTCCCTCGGCGCCGGCCGGGTCATCGGGAGCGCCGGCTCCCAGGAGAAGGTGGACCACCTGGTCGACGACCTCGGCTTCGACGCCGCCTTCACCTACAAGGACGGCGACGTGGCCGCGCAGCTCGCCGAGCACGCGCCCGACGGGATCGACGTCTACTTCGACAACGTCGGGGGCGACCACCTGGAGGCCGCGGTGGGGGCCCTGCGCCAGGGCGGGCGGATCGCCATCTGCGGCGCGATCTCGGGCTACAACGACACCGAGCCCGCCCCGGGGCCGCGCAACCTCGCCCGGCTCATCCAGGTGCGGGGCACGATGACCGGCTTCCTGGTCGCCGACCACCAGGACCTGGCGGGCGAGTACGCCGCACGGGCCGCCGGGTGGCTGTCCGCGGGGCAGCTGGAGTCGCGCGA
- a CDS encoding glycogen/starch/alpha-glucan phosphorylase, with translation MITDESPSADANRRGPSFEATHELATGPVTSPPATVDGFVREFLDQLNFGQGVKLSQSTINDQYLALARTVRSYLMASWLETGHRRRKEETKVVGYLSAEYLLGRQLGNNLLASDLQDIADQAMERCGIDMAAVRGQEVEPGLGNGGLGRLAACFVDSLATMDVACIGYGIRYEYGIFRQTFVDHRQVEEPDSWLRLGSPWEFPHPERAVQVGFAGHTETSADEQGRERTRWTPSWQVRGVPYHYMVPGFRNGVVNTLRLWSAEANQAFDLQTFNRGDYAQASRAEIFAENISKVLYPDDSTPQGKELRLQQQYFFVACSLRDFIENTLPRDFDLHRLPERIIFQLNDTHPVIAVPELMRILVDEKGFDWDEAWGITRQCFAYTCHTLLPEALEVWPVELLGRLLPRHLEIIYRINEEFLLEVREAFPGDEGRIRRMSIIAEQPQRAVRMAYLATVAGAKVNGVAELHSQLLRDDVLPDFNAMWPEKFTNVTNGITPRRFLRLANRKLSSLITDTIGDGWVTDLDRLRELEPYADDPEFRQRFREVKAANKARLGDLLRVRDGVELRQDHLLDVMVKRLHEYKRQTLKLLHVVSVYEGVLSGRTPVEQVTPRTVLFGAKAAPGYHMAKEIIYLINAVAAKVNTDPVMDGRLQVLFPANYNVTLAEKVIPAADLSEQISLAGKEASGTGNMKFALNGALTIGTLDGANVEILDLVGEDHFFLFGMTEPEVEELRQRGYVPSAYYEGDPVLKATIDLIGSGHFTGGDPGAVSAVLDNLLNHDPFMALAGFDAYLGAQDRVERAYADPEGWSRSTILNVARCGFFSSDRSMRDYLDRIWAPGSE, from the coding sequence GTGATCACCGACGAGAGCCCGTCCGCCGACGCCAACCGGCGGGGCCCGAGCTTCGAGGCCACGCACGAGCTCGCGACCGGCCCGGTGACCTCTCCCCCGGCCACCGTCGACGGCTTCGTGCGGGAGTTCCTCGACCAGCTCAACTTCGGCCAGGGCGTCAAGCTGTCGCAGTCGACGATCAACGACCAGTACCTCGCGCTGGCGCGGACCGTCCGCTCCTACCTCATGGCCTCGTGGCTGGAGACCGGCCACCGCCGCCGCAAGGAGGAGACCAAGGTCGTCGGCTACCTGTCGGCGGAGTACCTCCTGGGGCGTCAGCTCGGCAACAACCTGCTGGCCAGCGACCTGCAGGACATCGCGGACCAGGCGATGGAGCGCTGCGGGATCGACATGGCGGCCGTCCGCGGCCAGGAGGTCGAGCCCGGCCTCGGCAACGGCGGCCTCGGGCGCCTGGCCGCCTGCTTCGTCGACTCGCTCGCCACGATGGACGTCGCCTGCATCGGCTACGGCATCCGCTACGAGTACGGCATCTTCCGGCAGACCTTCGTCGACCACCGCCAGGTCGAGGAGCCGGACAGCTGGCTGCGGCTGGGCAGCCCGTGGGAGTTCCCGCACCCCGAGCGCGCCGTGCAGGTCGGCTTCGCCGGGCACACCGAGACGTCTGCCGACGAGCAGGGCCGGGAGCGCACCCGCTGGACCCCGTCCTGGCAGGTCCGCGGCGTGCCCTACCACTACATGGTGCCCGGCTTCCGCAACGGCGTCGTCAACACCCTGAGGCTGTGGAGCGCCGAGGCCAACCAGGCCTTCGACCTGCAGACCTTCAACCGGGGCGACTACGCGCAGGCCTCCCGCGCCGAGATCTTCGCGGAGAACATCTCCAAGGTGCTCTACCCCGACGACTCCACCCCGCAGGGCAAGGAGCTGCGGCTGCAGCAGCAGTACTTCTTCGTGGCGTGCTCGCTGCGCGACTTCATCGAGAACACCCTGCCCCGCGACTTCGACCTGCACCGGCTGCCCGAGCGGATCATCTTCCAGCTCAACGACACCCACCCGGTCATCGCGGTGCCCGAGCTCATGCGCATCCTCGTCGACGAGAAGGGCTTCGACTGGGACGAGGCGTGGGGCATCACCCGGCAGTGCTTCGCCTACACCTGCCACACCCTCCTGCCGGAGGCGCTCGAGGTGTGGCCGGTCGAGCTCCTGGGCCGGCTGCTGCCGCGCCACCTGGAGATCATCTACCGCATCAACGAGGAGTTCCTGCTCGAGGTGCGCGAGGCCTTCCCGGGTGACGAGGGCCGGATCCGCCGGATGTCGATCATCGCCGAGCAGCCGCAGCGGGCGGTGCGCATGGCCTACCTCGCGACCGTCGCGGGCGCGAAGGTCAACGGGGTCGCCGAGCTGCACAGCCAGCTGCTGCGGGACGACGTCCTGCCCGACTTCAACGCGATGTGGCCGGAGAAGTTCACCAACGTCACCAACGGCATCACCCCCCGCCGCTTCCTGCGGCTGGCCAACCGCAAGCTCTCCTCGCTCATCACCGACACGATCGGCGACGGCTGGGTCACCGACCTGGACCGGCTGCGCGAGCTGGAGCCGTATGCCGACGACCCCGAGTTCCGGCAGCGGTTCCGGGAGGTCAAGGCCGCCAACAAGGCGCGCCTGGGTGACCTGCTGCGGGTGCGCGACGGCGTCGAGCTGCGCCAGGACCACCTGCTCGACGTCATGGTCAAGCGGCTGCACGAGTACAAGCGGCAGACCCTCAAGCTGCTGCACGTCGTGTCGGTCTACGAGGGGGTCCTCTCCGGGCGCACCCCGGTCGAGCAGGTCACGCCGCGCACCGTGCTCTTCGGCGCCAAGGCCGCCCCCGGCTACCACATGGCCAAGGAGATCATCTACCTCATCAACGCCGTCGCCGCCAAGGTCAACACCGACCCGGTCATGGACGGCCGGCTGCAGGTGCTCTTCCCGGCCAACTACAACGTCACCCTCGCCGAGAAGGTCATCCCGGCCGCCGACCTGTCCGAGCAGATCTCGCTGGCCGGCAAGGAGGCCTCGGGCACGGGCAACATGAAGTTCGCGCTCAACGGCGCCCTCACCATCGGCACCCTGGACGGCGCCAACGTCGAGATCCTCGACCTCGTGGGCGAGGACCACTTCTTCCTCTTCGGCATGACCGAGCCCGAGGTGGAGGAGCTGCGCCAGCGCGGCTACGTCCCCAGCGCCTACTACGAGGGCGACCCGGTGCTCAAGGCGACCATCGACCTCATCGGCAGCGGCCACTTCACCGGCGGCGACCCGGGCGCGGTGTCGGCGGTCCTCGACAACCTGCTCAACCACGACCCGTTCATGGCGCTCGCCGGGTTCGACGCCTACCTCGGGGCCCAGGACCGCGTCGAGCGGGCCTACGCCGACCCCGAGGGGTGGAGCCGCTCGACGATCCTCAACGTGGCCCGCTGCGGCTTCTTCTCCTCCGACCGCTCGATGCGGGACTACCTCGACCGCATCTGGGCGCCCGGGAGCGAGTGA
- a CDS encoding glycoside hydrolase family 3 N-terminal domain-containing protein gives MAASAALVAGACSDRAPAPGTPDAQQSSAAPEGSATTAPGTSAPEDQSGSAPASTGPGEDAAASSSDEPVAAPTPSDPAPGSCEALAQDLTTAEQVGQLFMLGVSTESGVTPQVAEVLASTGTGHALLLGDTQAGVDGVRALTDALRAVDDQPDGVDLLVAVDQEGGQVQRLRGPGFERMPSAVQQARLPVDELSRRAEVWGGQLRAAGVDLDLAPVAGVVPPEFHGRNEPVGVLGRQYGPDARTVVPPASAFVAGMERAGVGTSVKHFPGLGRVEGNTDLAAGVVDVDTSRDDPELSAFAEVVDAGASSVMVATAVYDRIDPGVPAAFSPVVVEEMLRGDLGYDGVVVSDDLGVAAQVQAVPPGERATRFLHAGGDVVINGDPAIHTAMVEATLALVEQDPAVAASVETKAARVLALKATLGDGGGLADCDPSGR, from the coding sequence GTGGCGGCGTCCGCGGCGCTGGTCGCCGGCGCGTGCAGCGACCGGGCCCCCGCCCCGGGGACCCCCGACGCGCAGCAGAGCAGCGCCGCGCCGGAGGGCTCGGCGACGACGGCACCGGGCACCTCCGCGCCGGAGGACCAGTCGGGTTCCGCACCCGCGTCGACGGGGCCGGGCGAGGACGCCGCCGCGAGCTCCTCCGACGAGCCGGTGGCCGCGCCGACCCCGAGCGACCCCGCGCCGGGGTCCTGCGAGGCCCTCGCGCAGGACCTCACGACGGCCGAGCAGGTGGGGCAGCTCTTCATGCTGGGCGTGAGCACGGAGTCGGGCGTGACCCCGCAGGTCGCCGAGGTGCTGGCCAGCACGGGGACGGGCCACGCCCTGCTGCTGGGTGACACGCAGGCCGGCGTCGACGGGGTGCGCGCCCTCACCGACGCCCTGCGCGCCGTGGACGACCAGCCGGACGGGGTGGACCTGCTCGTGGCCGTCGACCAGGAGGGCGGCCAGGTGCAGCGCCTGCGGGGCCCCGGCTTCGAGCGGATGCCGTCGGCCGTGCAGCAGGCCCGGCTGCCCGTGGACGAGCTGTCCCGCCGGGCCGAGGTGTGGGGCGGGCAGCTGCGGGCCGCCGGGGTCGACCTGGACCTCGCGCCGGTCGCGGGAGTGGTGCCGCCGGAGTTCCACGGTCGCAACGAGCCGGTCGGGGTGCTGGGCCGGCAGTACGGCCCGGACGCCCGGACCGTGGTGCCCCCGGCCTCGGCCTTCGTCGCGGGCATGGAACGGGCCGGGGTGGGCACGAGCGTGAAGCACTTCCCCGGGCTGGGGCGGGTCGAGGGCAACACCGACCTCGCGGCCGGCGTCGTCGACGTCGACACCAGCCGCGACGACCCCGAGCTGTCGGCGTTCGCCGAGGTCGTGGACGCCGGCGCCTCCTCGGTCATGGTGGCCACCGCGGTCTACGACCGGATCGACCCCGGCGTCCCGGCGGCCTTCTCCCCCGTGGTCGTCGAGGAGATGCTGCGCGGTGACCTGGGCTACGACGGGGTGGTGGTCTCGGACGACCTGGGCGTCGCGGCACAGGTGCAGGCGGTCCCGCCCGGTGAGCGCGCCACCCGCTTCCTGCACGCCGGCGGTGACGTCGTCATCAACGGCGACCCCGCGATCCATACCGCCATGGTCGAGGCCACCCTGGCCCTGGTCGAGCAGGACCCCGCCGTCGCCGCGTCGGTCGAGACGAAGGCGGCGCGGGTGCTGGCCCTCAAGGCCACCCTCGGCGACGGCGGCGGTCTCGCCGACTGCGACCCCTCCGGCCGCTGA
- a CDS encoding IclR family transcriptional regulator codes for MATGNAPAAGHALAILTLLARHATPVAAATVARELGLPRSSTYHLLAVLVEQGFAVHLPEEQRYGLGVAAFELGSAYTRQAPLQRLARPRLTRLADAAGHNAHLAVLHGADVLYVVEERVAGRPSLVTEVGVRLPATLTASGLAILAALPPAQVRALYPSRGSFVQRHGTGPRALPELRRELAATRARGYAVEDGLVTPGLASVASAVLDHSGHPVAGVAVTYPAQDDVDVPGLVRQVCACTRELSDRLGHRGP; via the coding sequence ATGGCCACCGGCAACGCCCCCGCCGCCGGGCACGCGCTGGCGATCCTCACCCTCCTCGCCCGGCACGCGACCCCGGTCGCGGCGGCGACCGTCGCCCGCGAGCTGGGGCTGCCGCGCTCCTCGACCTACCACCTGCTCGCCGTCCTCGTCGAGCAGGGGTTCGCCGTGCACCTGCCCGAGGAGCAGCGCTACGGGCTGGGGGTCGCGGCCTTCGAGCTGGGGTCGGCCTACACCCGGCAGGCGCCGCTGCAGCGCCTCGCTCGGCCGCGCCTGACCCGGCTCGCCGACGCCGCCGGCCACAACGCGCACCTCGCGGTGCTGCACGGCGCGGACGTGCTCTACGTCGTCGAGGAGCGGGTGGCCGGGCGGCCCTCGCTGGTCACCGAGGTCGGCGTGCGCCTCCCCGCGACGCTCACCGCCAGCGGCCTGGCGATCCTCGCCGCCCTCCCGCCGGCGCAGGTCCGCGCGCTCTACCCCTCCCGGGGGTCCTTCGTGCAGCGCCACGGCACCGGCCCGCGCGCGCTGCCCGAGCTGCGCCGTGAGCTCGCGGCGACCCGGGCCCGGGGGTATGCCGTGGAGGACGGCCTGGTCACCCCCGGTCTGGCGTCGGTCGCCTCGGCGGTGCTGGACCACTCCGGCCACCCGGTCGCCGGGGTCGCGGTGACCTACCCGGCCCAGGACGACGTGGACGTCCCCGGCCTGGTCCGACAGGTCTGCGCCTGCACCCGCGAGCTCTCCGACCGCCTGGGCCACCGCGGCCCCTGA
- a CDS encoding NupC/NupG family nucleoside CNT transporter: MDVLWGIGGMAALIGLALLLSTNRRAVRWRTVLAALTIQVVFGVLVLYWSWGQRALEQVSLGVQAVINSANAGIEFLFGPVLPQGEDAGSVFAFQVLPVIIFFASLTAVLYHFKILQFVVERLGSALGWALGTRKAESVNAAANIFVGQTEAPLVIRPYLRGLTTSGLFAVMVGGLSTVAGSVLVGYSLLGAPLEYLIAASFMAAPGALLMAKLVLPEEADDVPPEEEENDTDATTAGDESDDAGAAAAEDDEDDDELEGMEYRNVIDAAASGAADGLKLALNIGAMLLAFISLIALVNLLIGTVGGWFGQPDITFEQILGYVFAPIMTVIGVPWSEATSAGSFVGQKVVVNEFVAFSNFAPVIDEFSPKTAAIVTFALTGFANLGSLGILLGGLGGLIKDRRHEIAQLGIRAILAATLANLMSAAIAGILIG; encoded by the coding sequence ATGGATGTGCTCTGGGGCATCGGCGGCATGGCAGCGCTCATCGGGCTGGCCCTGCTGCTCTCGACGAACCGACGGGCGGTGCGGTGGCGCACCGTGCTGGCGGCGCTGACCATCCAGGTCGTCTTCGGTGTCCTCGTCCTCTACTGGTCCTGGGGGCAGCGCGCGCTGGAGCAGGTGTCGCTGGGCGTGCAGGCGGTCATCAACTCCGCCAACGCCGGCATCGAGTTCCTCTTCGGCCCGGTGCTGCCGCAGGGCGAGGACGCCGGCTCGGTCTTCGCCTTCCAGGTGCTGCCGGTCATCATCTTCTTCGCCTCGCTGACCGCGGTGCTCTACCACTTCAAGATCCTGCAGTTCGTCGTCGAGCGCCTGGGCTCGGCGCTCGGCTGGGCGCTGGGCACCCGCAAGGCCGAGTCGGTCAACGCGGCGGCCAACATCTTCGTCGGCCAGACCGAGGCACCCCTGGTCATCCGCCCCTACCTGCGCGGCCTGACGACGTCCGGGCTCTTCGCCGTCATGGTGGGTGGCCTGTCGACCGTGGCCGGGTCGGTGCTCGTCGGCTACTCCCTCCTCGGCGCGCCGCTGGAGTACCTCATCGCCGCCTCCTTCATGGCGGCACCCGGCGCGCTGCTCATGGCCAAGCTGGTGCTGCCGGAGGAGGCCGACGACGTGCCCCCGGAGGAGGAGGAGAACGACACGGACGCGACGACGGCCGGGGACGAGAGCGACGACGCGGGCGCGGCGGCGGCCGAGGATGACGAGGACGACGACGAGCTCGAGGGGATGGAGTACCGCAACGTCATCGACGCCGCCGCCTCGGGCGCCGCGGACGGGCTCAAGCTCGCGCTCAACATCGGCGCCATGCTGCTGGCGTTCATCTCTCTCATCGCCCTGGTCAACCTGCTCATCGGCACGGTCGGGGGGTGGTTCGGGCAGCCCGACATCACCTTCGAGCAGATCCTCGGCTACGTCTTCGCCCCGATCATGACCGTCATCGGGGTCCCGTGGAGCGAGGCCACCAGCGCCGGGAGCTTCGTCGGGCAGAAGGTCGTCGTCAACGAGTTCGTGGCCTTCTCCAACTTCGCGCCGGTCATCGACGAGTTCAGCCCCAAGACGGCGGCGATCGTCACCTTCGCCCTCACCGGTTTCGCCAACCTCGGCTCGCTGGGCATCCTGCTCGGCGGGCTGGGCGGCCTCATCAAGGACCGTCGGCACGAGATCGCGCAGCTGGGCATCCGGGCCATCCTCGCCGCCACCCTGGCCAACCTCATGAGCGCCGCGATCGCCGGCATCCTCATCGGCTAG
- the mraY gene encoding phospho-N-acetylmuramoyl-pentapeptide-transferase, which produces MVNVMLAGGLAMLVALLCTPLFIRFLVRRSYGQFIRDDLTHHHVKRGKPTMGGAVIIGAALLGYFGSHAGVLLLDLTGMLDVTATRLSINALLVLFLLTGLGVIGFFDDYTKIRKERSLGLTSGQKLVGQTLVTVVFALAALLVTDEEGRSPASTAISFVRDTPLDLAFAGPLVGLVLFLLWSNLLITGASNGVNITDGLDGLATGASTMVFGAYVVIAMWQHNQGCGIAPGSNCYSISNALDLAVVAASISGACAGFLWWNASPAAIIMGDTGSLSLGAALAGMAILTHTQLLLVVLGGLFVIITASVIIQVISFKTTGRRVFRMAPLHHHFELLGWAEITIVIRFWIIAGICVAAGLGLFYAEWVVTL; this is translated from the coding sequence ATGGTCAACGTCATGCTCGCCGGCGGGCTCGCGATGCTCGTCGCGCTCCTGTGCACGCCGCTGTTCATCCGCTTCCTCGTCCGGCGCAGCTACGGCCAGTTCATCCGGGACGACCTGACCCACCACCACGTCAAGCGGGGCAAGCCCACCATGGGCGGCGCCGTCATCATCGGGGCGGCCCTGCTGGGCTACTTCGGGTCGCACGCCGGCGTCCTGCTCCTCGACCTCACGGGGATGCTCGACGTCACCGCCACCCGCCTCTCGATCAACGCCCTGCTCGTGCTCTTCCTGCTGACCGGGCTGGGCGTCATCGGCTTCTTCGACGACTACACCAAGATCCGCAAGGAGCGCAGCCTCGGGCTCACCTCGGGCCAGAAGCTCGTCGGCCAGACCCTGGTGACGGTGGTCTTCGCGCTCGCCGCGCTGCTCGTCACCGACGAGGAGGGCCGCTCCCCGGCCTCGACCGCGATCTCCTTCGTCCGCGACACCCCGCTCGACCTCGCCTTCGCCGGCCCGCTCGTCGGGCTCGTCCTCTTCCTCCTGTGGTCGAACCTGCTCATCACCGGGGCGTCCAACGGGGTCAACATCACCGACGGCCTGGACGGTCTCGCGACCGGTGCCTCGACGATGGTCTTCGGCGCCTACGTCGTCATCGCGATGTGGCAGCACAACCAGGGCTGCGGCATCGCGCCGGGGTCCAACTGCTACTCGATCAGCAACGCGCTGGACCTCGCGGTCGTCGCCGCCTCGATCTCCGGGGCCTGCGCCGGGTTCCTGTGGTGGAACGCCTCGCCCGCGGCCATCATCATGGGCGACACCGGCTCGCTCTCCCTGGGTGCGGCCCTGGCCGGCATGGCCATCCTCACCCACACCCAGCTGCTCCTCGTGGTCCTCGGCGGGCTCTTCGTCATCATCACGGCCTCGGTGATCATCCAGGTCATCAGCTTCAAGACGACCGGACGGCGGGTCTTCCGCATGGCCCCGCTGCACCACCACTTCGAGCTGCTGGGGTGGGCGGAGATCACCATCGTCATCCGCTTCTGGATCATCGCCGGGATCTGCGTCGCCGCCGGGCTGGGGCTGTTCTACGCCGAGTGGGTCGTCACGCTCTGA
- a CDS encoding NAD(P)H-quinone oxidoreductase — translation MRAITIPEPGEADALVPADVPTPTAGPGEVLVDVVAAGVNRADVMQRKGAYPPPPGASELPGLEVSGRIGALGEGTEDAGWSVGDEVCALLAGGGYAETVAVPVGQLLPVPDGIPLEDAAALPEVACTVWSNLVMEAGLGEGETVLLHGGSSGIGTMAIQVAKALGAHVAVTAGSADKLAACRDLGADVLVNYREQDFVEEVKAATDGRGADVILDVVGAKYLADNVRALARDGRLVVIGLLGGRTGELDLGALLAKRGRVQATSLRSRSLEDKAEIVAAVREHVWPWVAQGRVRPLVQSRHPLEEAAAAHREMEASQHIGKILLTVAG, via the coding sequence ATGCGAGCGATCACGATCCCCGAGCCCGGTGAGGCCGACGCCCTGGTCCCCGCCGACGTCCCCACCCCCACCGCCGGCCCGGGCGAGGTGCTCGTCGACGTCGTCGCCGCCGGCGTCAACCGGGCGGACGTCATGCAGCGCAAGGGCGCCTACCCGCCCCCGCCCGGAGCCTCCGAGCTGCCCGGCCTCGAGGTCAGCGGCCGGATCGGCGCCCTCGGCGAGGGCACCGAGGACGCGGGCTGGTCGGTCGGCGACGAGGTGTGCGCCCTGCTCGCCGGCGGGGGGTATGCCGAGACCGTCGCCGTCCCGGTCGGCCAGCTGCTGCCGGTGCCCGACGGCATACCGCTCGAGGACGCCGCCGCACTGCCCGAGGTGGCGTGCACGGTCTGGAGCAACCTGGTGATGGAGGCCGGGCTGGGCGAGGGCGAGACCGTGCTGCTGCACGGCGGCTCGAGCGGCATCGGGACGATGGCCATCCAGGTGGCCAAGGCCCTCGGCGCCCACGTGGCGGTGACCGCCGGGTCGGCGGACAAGCTCGCGGCCTGTCGCGATCTCGGCGCCGACGTCCTGGTCAACTACCGCGAGCAGGACTTCGTCGAGGAGGTCAAGGCCGCGACCGACGGCCGGGGTGCCGACGTCATCCTCGACGTGGTGGGCGCGAAGTACCTCGCGGACAACGTCCGTGCCCTCGCCCGGGACGGGCGCCTCGTGGTCATCGGCCTGCTCGGTGGCCGGACCGGCGAGCTCGACCTGGGCGCCCTCCTGGCCAAGCGCGGCCGCGTCCAGGCCACCTCGCTGCGCTCCCGGTCGCTCGAGGACAAGGCCGAGATCGTGGCCGCCGTGCGCGAGCACGTGTGGCCCTGGGTCGCCCAGGGCCGCGTGCGCCCGCTCGTCCAGTCCCGCCACCCGCTGGAGGAGGCCGCCGCCGCCCACCGCGAGATGGAGGCCAGCCAGCACATCGGCAAGATCCTGCTCACCGTCGCGGGCTGA